CATAGGCAACCTATGAATCACCTAAAAAAATGCATGAGAAATATTACAAACCTGTAGAACGAGGGTTTAATTAGAAACAGCACAGCacactttttatgatttggTGTACAAAAAATATCAAGCTCTTCaacaaataaacaattttttttatttgccttCACCTGGCAATAATTGGAGGAACTGGGATTAACATCAACTGTAGCAAGATAGTCAGGTTTCTTGATTTCAGTATTCCGGTAAATACAGGGCAGGTAAAGGATCTCCTCCCGAGGACCTTGGGGATGTTCAGGTTACAGGCTTTTAACATGTACATCTTTTTAACTGTTATCAATTAGTATCACAGAATCAATGATTGTGTTGCACTCACCTTTCATGGCCTCCAGAGGACTTTTGTATCCTGGGCCACATCCTGAGCACTTAGTTGCTGAGGGTAAAAGGTCAAACAGTAATATAGAACACACCTTTGAAAATACAATGGATTTATTCTGTATGGGTTACATATTCACTTGGACAAACCATGTAATCAAAGGCACTTATGGTCCATTAGGATAATGGTCCGTTAGGATCATTAAGGTTGCACCAGCCAACTGTTACTCTACCACAAAATAACTTTGTAATATTTTGTAAAGCAACCAAGGATTAAAACAGTAATgtaggttttctttttttaaatttgcagGATGaaaagtgcctgcagcagatactaattggccaccgtatctgcaaaGTGGGggtcggactatgtgtgggtgggtggatcttcatacactgtgtaaggaccctgattggcggaagagacgcctgtgcagaaagcaggggcgagaagaagagggcgtgtacagcgacgtgctctccttggatgcaatcaggtatctctcagcaggggaagacaaaattgagtgagctaaatcaggaggaaaatggggagaaaatgcataaaaaaaaccccaaaaaaatTACTGTCCGTttcagggtgtgttactacaCTTCACCCTGTGATTCCAGAAAATTTTACCCTGAACCAGCTATAGCGGTGGTAGAACATAAAAATTAAtcgaaataaaaataatgtgtgGTGTTAGTTAACATGATATGCTTTCACAGCATTTTAATTTACTTGATCTTTAAGTATGTCAAATCTTATCTGATTCCAATCCAGATTTTTAATCCctgattaatatttaatatcaaataaatTTAATACTATTTCTTGTTAAACTGGTCAGCTAGGAGGCTATGGTTGTTCTGGAGTAGTTTTTTGTTAAAGATGCAACAGATGTGATATTTCACAATCACCAAGAGAACTGTAAGCCCTGCAGTATACAAGAGTATACAACACCTTGTCTAGAATAAACAACAAAACTAAAAGTCATCCTCcagtcatttttttcttttcacaaATGCTGCAGGCTATGCTTTATGCAAGGCAAAACCTGTAAAGACATTTTTGTTAAGACCCATTTACTCATATTGAAGTACACTGGctcctttattatttataaatgtctTACAAAATTGATATTTAACGGAAGAGCCCTTTGAGTATGtcagttttgtttaatgatctgaagCGTGATTAATACAGAAAGCAGAGCTCTGGTATGTGCTGATAGATGATAGAGATTAGATATGGTAACTAACAGTAACTAAATAAACTCTCTGCATGATTCTTTTGACAAATTATCTCATTTGTTTAATCTTTAGGCCAATTGATGAACTGACATAGATTACATCCTTCAGTACCAGGCACTGGATCTGTTTTCACACAAAAAAGCTTATGAACAGGGTATGTGCCAACAGAAtgcatgtatgtacagtacttTGTGCAATCTCTTGCACcttgtgcaaatactttttacacAATCTCTTCCTTCAAACTTAAAACTTTCCTCTTTGCTGCACATTATTCTTTCTTAACTTATGTTATGTTAACATAGGTCTTAACTTTATGTTCTTTTCTcttatctattatttattttgtgaagCGTCCTTTGGTatgtgaaaagtgctatataaattaaAGTAATTATACTCTGCTTTCTGTATACATCACTcttcagatcattaaacaaaacatgacatgcTTAAAGGACTcttctttatatataaaaagaagacaatgtattttaatatgagTAAATGGGTCTTAAAGGAACAATGTCTTTATAATTTGAAAAAATGGTAAGCAGTCACAGGTTTTGCTTTGCATAAATCATGTCCATCAGCATTTGTGAAAATAAATGGCAGAAGGATAACccttagtttttttgtttattgtagGAATGGTGTCCCAACTTGTCTGGAATGTCCctaatggggtttgtaaatatGTCAAATCTGGTCTGGGACTATTTCAGCTTTTAGTCCATATTAGCTCAACTGCCAACATTCACTATCAgataaatatgaataatttgatttttattgttaaaatgATCAGCAACACCAAGTTCAAATTATGGGCGACACCAAGTTCATATTATGAAAAATTGCTGTTAACTTCAGCTATAGCTCAGATTGTATATACAACATACACAAAACAAATTGGCCAGAACTGAGCTGTTAGAAACCAATAATGTTGTGCTATGACCTGAAAAAACAACTGCATCCATTACCACCCAAAAAACCAACAtgcattatatggacaaaagtattgggacacacaaTTTAGTCATTGAATTCAGGCGTTACATTCAGTTCTattgccacaggtgtataaaaccaagcaccaaAGCTAAGTGGAGTATGGAGTGGTGTAAAACATGCTGAAATATGTTCTGTGGAGTGACAAATCATGCTTCTGtatctggcagtctgatggATAATTCTGGGTACCTGTCAGACTGCATTGTAccaactgtaaagtttggtaATGTTATGGGATTATCTTTCAGGGGTTGGCCTGAAaaggccccttagttccagtgaagggGTCTTAATGCTTCGGGATACCAAAACATTTTGGAGAATTATGCTCCTGGGAAGGGCCTTTTCTGTTTCAACATAACTGTGATCCAGTTcaaaaagcaaggtccataaatccatggttgggtgagtttggtgtggaagaattgGACAGGCCCACACAGAGCCTAGACCGCAACCCCATCAAACTTtagggatgaattagaatgccgattgtgagccaggtcctctcatccaacattagtgtaacaaatgctcttctggatGCATCAGCAAtgattctcacagacacactccaaaatcagaATAGTGGAAGCTGTAATAGCCGCAAAGGGggaccaactccatattaatacaTATGGATTTAGAATAGGATGTGATAAAAGCTCCTATAGAgagtgtgtcccaatactttagtccaaacacacaccaacatataAGGAGTGGAATTATAATGTTGAACCGATAGATGAATTATGTGTGCTGGATTCAAATTAACTGATTATAAAACTTTTAGTATTAATTCACACAGCACCTGTGCATGTATGTGAAGGTGTGAATTCCACAAACACATCCATGAAATGCCCAGAactcatgttttaaaatgtgtagTTTCAGTTCTTGTAAAACACATTCGAAACACTTAGATTATAATTTGTATCTGTTTAAGGATCTACTGactctatgggtgtgttcgaaaacctagggagctgccttgctgtcttactgtctacataggcagctgacttagtagagaggattctaataagttagtgacttaaaagtcaggttattcgaacgcactacttagatagcgataacatcgggtttagcatttcgcgtttagcatttagcatctcgccattaaaaccaataaactgaggtagcacagcacgctaacgtcaataacatctcccttcatgtaccgataacggttaaatttcctgacaagcccgaacttgcaaataaaaacactcggcacaagtttatacaagttaaaaatcagtaatattttatttacgtttaaaaataactccattcgtttcaaCGACCCGTCagcaatgtttatttttctgtgagagccgacccgcaatgaacgctgttgccttgatcactaaggcagcgtcggagctcactcgttcttgagccaaaataacattgaaatatgaagatgcctcagaagtgaggattttaagtcaTCTAGGATtccgaacagcctccttctcgggagcgcgcacaggatgacgtaaaatgctgcctatgtagacagcacactagcttttcgaacacacaaACTGTCTCACTCATGTCTGTAAAGACTATGCTACTTGCTGGTGTCTTATTTACCTTGAACGATAAAACAACTTTACAGCTCTTACATGCATAAACAAAAGCTGCTATAAAGAAAATAGACACAATGTAACATATAATTCGTTTACATACCCATTTCGTTGTGCAGGAACTTGGTCTAAAGCTTGTGGAGGACGTGAATGTGCTTGCAGAAAAAACTACCAGCTCTTACATAAGCACAACCGAGAGGAAAAGGAAATACTGCACCTTATTCACCAAGCCAACAACCTGAAGTCTGCTAGTTCACTTAGTGCTATACTGTCTGAATATTCAAACCATAAAAGTTACATTAGTTCTTGTCTACGTATCTAATGTATGTTTTAATAACACGAAATTTAAGGTGCACCGTCAAAATGTTTGTacttattattacaaataatgTGGAAAATATCAGTAGTGCGTGCAGAAGGGTTTGTGTAAATAGCCAGCAGTAAAACTCACAGCCACCACGCATCAAAAATTCAACCCACGTTGAATCTGCATTGACTGATGCCAAAAATGACCAAATAATTACATTCCGACAACATTACATGTTTACTTTTAACTTTGTGTTTTACTGGGATTTTTTAATTGGGATTTTCACGTAAAAATCACGAAGTAAAAGTAATGGTAAATAATGGTTCGGTTGAATAATGCTACACTTTTACCGCTACAAAGTAAATGTGATATGTCGAAAAGTGGGTAGTAGCACGCCACTCGTTTTATTTACGTTAAATTTATTCATAAACCTGTTCTTAAACAAAACGTACTGGTAAGGATAGTAAAATTAGCTACTTGAACTCTGTAACTTTAGGAAAATATAACTTAATGTGAAACTAAATGAaccagtatttgtaagtatttggaCATTGTTCCCTGAGACAGctaacaagtcaagtcaagtcaactttatttatatagcgctttttacaatagacattgtctcaaagcaactttacaaaatccaggaccaacagatacaaaaaaccactgttgagcaagccgagggtgactgtggcaaggaaaaactccctgaaaattacaggaagaaaccttgagaggaaccagactcagcagggcccatccttcttgggtggccaggaggatactttaaataaatacacgatttacacagagcatacgaacacagaattaaattatctaaaagttataactggtaataaatagataaataataatagagttgttcttcggtgtagtcttcaataatgtctgttgtgatttcttgtcattcttggtgcaattactccagaccagtcacatccggcaggagcagcatagttgtcacggcagtctcgactttaatccttaacctcggcgggtgaacaggtttccatcagaacgccctttggagtaaaacaacaaagaatgtagttaacaAGGCTGTGGAAAACTAACATGCTAAACAGCCAGCCTTGTGGGGTTCAGAAGAAAACAAATATGTTTGTAGTTCAACTTAATGCTAAATTATACAAACATTAAATCCACAAAAGTTGTAaagtatgtaaaataataataaacttaataaataTTGAAAAATATTTTGTTTCCTTATTTTGGAAACCTTGTTTTTAAGCCATATGCtgctgtttggattttaacaccaTTGGATTTTACACATTTGTGTAATGTAATGGCAACCATAGGTATTATGTATCTGTCTTATTTTGgtccattttacattttcatctttatttttatgttcttgtgttgtcttgggTAATAATTTCTTTTATGGTTCCAGGCATGTGCACTTGTTCTGTCCTTGGTGTACTTGGGGCATTCTATTagaatgtgttttattgttacaGGTGGTTGGCAGATTTCACAGGTTgggtttttttctccttttaccaggtgttggtgggttattctggTGTGGCCGATTCAGCACCTTGTGTAAATGACCTGATCTGTGCGTCGTCCCTGGTGAATTATTAGCTGTGCTGTTGTAACACGCAAAATGTGGCTTTATGTCATGTTACAATAAGCTTTGTGAACAATGTGTGGTTGTCCTAAAGCAGAATCTCTTTAGGCTCTTGAGAAAGTTAATTATAATGACCTTGGACCACACAAGCCCTGAAAAGACTTAGCCAATACAGCATTTTGCTTAAAATGCACCTTAAAATAACTGCTGCTATATTCTCAAACACTGCATAATCTTTCTGCACCTTATATGACagtttaaatttatattttatatttaatttataatttatattttttttattagtttttatactaagttttaattctgttagtttaattttgttttatgtatacTTAGAATTGACGTTTAgaggacgaacaaagtaagaatttcattgtacagtgtcactgctggTTCTTCTACGCACacgacaataaaactcttgaatctctTGAAATTAGTAAAATTTTTCATGATGTCAAATCAGAACACAGAAGGAACATACCTGAATGTACAAATATTTTCATgacaattttcattttcaaaaatgtATCAACACAAAGCTAGTTTTAGTTAACTACATTCGTGCTCATTTAGTTGAGTGATTTTTTCATCTTCATTTAAGCAGTGGAAAATCAAAAGCTTATCCCCTGAACCCAAAGGGCAGAGCTGAAATACACCCTGAAGTGGATGTCAATTCATAAAGGGTGACAAAAGGTCCAGTGTCCATTTGAGCCCCAAGTTCTGCACATTTTGCCATGTGTAAAAGCAGTTTTTTGAGCTTGAGTAATAAACCATGTACTAATCATTGTTCTACTTAAAAAAACAAGTGTCTGGAGTTCGCTTTGAGTTAACTCTGGTGTGAGATGGAATTgacaaaaaacactaaatacacttaatatatatatatttctcttCTTTTTGCTAAGATTTCCTGTATAGCTGATGTGACTCTGGAGTTCCATAACTAAGCTTTTTTCTCAAAATACTTTTGATTGTAAGAGCAACCCTAAAGCAGCCAATTTACTCAATGTTAAGTTTTGTGAGGTGGAAGGAAAATGAAGTACCTTGCAATGAATAACTTGAACTTATAATTAAAACTGCAACCTTTGAACAGTGAAGTGCCACTGCTAGCCAAATCAGAAGGGTGTATTGTTGCCAAACAGCTCCAGGTGATTAGGTTTTATCGTTGTCCTCTAGTGCTGTGACTGTCTGGTACCCAGTTGCTAATAATGAACAGGAGAGATAATACTTTTTGAGTGTTATTGGTGAAACAGTTTAGATTCATGTGAttggaaaaataatttaaataagatATTGAAATGTAGATTAAACTAAACTAGAACTAAAATCAGTAACATTTGTGAAATGGAAAAAATGCTATAGTATAGCAAGTTTAGCAGCTTTGAGACAAAGACTAGGACAACCAGATTTATATAAATGAAACTAAACATTTATGTACAAGAAATATTAGTCCAATAATatagttacaaatttacatccAGACTTTTGTATTAAAAGTACAAGTCGTTAAAAAAAGATTATGTCCAACTAACTCGATGCAAAAGTCAACATACTGCAAACAAACTCGAATCATTATTAGACATTACATTTAAACCTTTATTCATTCTCTTCTGTACAAATCCAACAATCTGTGTACAAAATTAGCCACTGAAAccaaattaaattacattaaatgaaTTCTGGTCAAGGACCAAATTCTGCACAGGGTTCTAGAGGCTTCTCTTTTTCACAGTCACAAGCCTTGCCTAAAGTTTTCGACACAGTCTGTGTAATAGGGAAGGGACATGTTCCAGATGTTTTACTTGAGTCTTTTAAATTGTTTACCCTTCAACTGTTTTTTCAGTTTTAGTCTCAACTGGACTGGCCTCCGTTCTGCTTTTATCTTCTGTTTCTTTAACTATTTCCCGTGCTGTCTGTTTAACATTGTCCATTGTGTACAATTCTTCATtcattttgtttgcattttctttCAGGATACTTTCAGTATGTTTTCCGACTGGTGTTTCTTCTGACAACAGATCAGAATCTACTGCTTCTGGCCTGAACATTGCTTCTGTCAAACTATTTACAAGATCACCCTGAGAGTTAGCCTTTTCACTTTCTCCTCGCTCAATGATTACTTGGGTTAAACAGAATGAGTCCTGAATCAGCTTAGGCTTGCCAGAACAAGCAGCCAAGGCCTCCTTAAGCCAGGTTATAAGGAGCAGAACCAGGTCTTCAGACTTGATACCAGCTGCTTTACCTTGGGCTACCAAATGAGACCAACGATTCAACAGGAATTTTTTCAGAacaggaaacacacatttttccAAAGGTTGCTGTTTGGTGGCACAGCCAAATGGTAGAACGCTAGGTAAGGTTTGAGTGCCACTCAAGTTAGACAAAAAGTCCTCAGACATGTGGTTATGATGAGCATCTATGATTAGCATTTTCTTCTCATCCTGGGAACGCTGCTGCCATACCTTAGCAGTCCAGATCTGAAGTTCTTCTTTTTCTGAAAAACCTTCAACCTTTGCCTCAAGCAGCACCAAGTCAGACAACCCTTGGGTAAAATTCTCTAATCGGGGGCCTTTAAAAAACAGCATTGCTGGCAGCACTGTGCCATCTGCCAGCACTGAAAAGTAAATGTTTATCCAAGGTTTTCCAGTACCCTCAAATTTAAAGGCTTCATCTTTGGAAGTGTCATTGCTTTCAATCAGTTTGTCAAAgtcaacaaaaacagaaaattcATCCATAGCACCGACAGCAGAAACAGACATATTGTGCATTTTAATCTGTCTTTGCACAAACTCAGTAAAATCCAGGCAATTTTTCTCCATGATGGGTGGAAGCTGTCGACCAGACATGCCAACATTTTCCAAGCCCAGCTTATGTTCAAGCATAAAGTTAACTGCCCAGTCATAAGAGATACGAAAGGAACTCGTTTTATTTGTTTCAGTGTGGATCTCTGAAGCTTTTTGAAACAAGTTTCTCTCAGCAACAGGATGCTGCTGCTCTCGCTGATCTAGCACCCACTCCACCAAATGCTCCACAGCCTCTCCACTGCTTTCACTTTTACCTAAATCCTCACACTCAAgtcttctctctctgtctttaaGCCAAGTTCTGATAAGCTGAGGTTCAATGTTCATGTCCTTGGCTGCTTTCTGAATTCCAGAGCACAGTGCAAGCAGTAGTGTTCGGAGCTGCCGTACAGATAGTGCTTCCTCGTTTTCTGTCATTGTCTTTGGAGAGTTTGGTTTGGTTGGCTTCCTGTCTTTGAGCTCATATTCAGGCTCTTCCTGAGCACTGTCATCTGTGTCCAGCTCTGAATCTGACGTCTCTAGAGGAGCCATTTCCTTATCATACTCTTGGTTCAGCTCTGAAGAGTCCGCCAGTGATGTAGTGGAGACCTCCATTTCAGAACCATGGGAGAATCTTTTTGATAAGCTGGAGTCAACCACAGAGTGAACTTGTtccctaaaaaaataaaaaattaagctttttttctggAGTAAAATACTGTCTAATTGGTAAACacttaaatatacactgatcagccataacattaaaaccatctccttgtttccacactcactgtccattttatcagctccacatatcacataggagcactttgtagttctacaattactgactgtagtccatctgtttctctacataccttttagcctgctttgaccctgtttttcaatggtcaggacccccacagagcagatattatttaggtgttggatcattctcagcactgcagtgacaattacatagtggtggtgtgttagtgtgtgttgtgctggtgtgttatgtgatgagtggatcagatacagaagagctgctggagtttttaaataccgtgtccactcactgtccactctattagacactcctacctagttggtccaccttgtagatgtaaagtcggagacgatcgctcatttattgctatttaagttggtcatcttctagaccttcatcagtggtcacaggacgctgttggctgaatgtttttggttggtggactattttcagtccagcagtgacagtgaggtgtttaaaaactccatcagtgctgctgtgtcttatccactcatactagcacaacacacactaacacaccaccaccatgtcagtgtcactgcagtgctgagaatgatccaccactcaaataatacctgctctgtagtggtgctgaccattgaagaacaaggtgaaagggggctaacaaagcatgcagagaaacagatggactacagtcagtaattgcagaactacaaagtgcttctatatggtaagtggagctgataaaatggacagtgagtgtagaaacaaggaggtggttttaaatgttattgttgATCGGTGTACTTGTAATTATGATTTTCTGTTTACAacctgttttttgtttgtgcaaatatttgtataatttgcatattttatttatagatgactttgaaatgattaaatgatttCAAGAAGTTTTAGTCCATACTagtactataataataaaatacctcTTAGGTTCCACAAATCCAGTTCTTGGGTTtcctgtaaaaaaaagaaagaaaagacagaagAGAGTAAGGGGACAGATACTAATTAAGAATATTAAGGGTAACATTAACGGTATCTCTTTTAACCTTTGTTACTCTGATTGACATATACATTCACAATCAGCTTATTAGCCTCATAACCTTTGTAATTTGCAGAGAAACCATGGTAGTCCCAGAAGCAACGGGTATGCCTGCAGAGGTTGACCTGGCATGCAATGCAGCCATAGACACTCTCATGCCGCTGTTGTGTCACGTTGCAGCTCTTACATCTTCTTGTCCTAATAGAAATTTTTGCTAAACGGTGTTTGACCCCTTCAGAAGTGTCAAAAAGTTCTTTCCTACCCTCATTTCTTTTGTGATGCTTCTGTTCATCTGTAACTTGCTTCTGAAGCGCATGCCTTTCAGCACACTTGGCTAGCTGGAATCCCAAGCGTTTTCGGTAGGCAGCCTGAGAGAAGTGACCTCCATGAAGCCATCCAGGTGGACTGCTTTTCCGCATCTCCCGGAGAATGATAAAAGAGTTAATGATGCTTAAGTTGACAAGGAACCAGAACAGACAACGCCAGTTTGTGTCCAGGACCAATCCACCTAACTGATTGCATGCCAGCAGCTGACTGCAAATGTCCACACCACGCATGTTATCCTGAAGCAGCTTAAAAGCCAGTGGTCTTGAGATGGTGGAGAGTTCTCCTGCCTTAACGGTAGATCTCCTCCATACTTTGTCTGGGTTGCCAGCAACAGCGTTTGTGGAAAGACAGAACATCTCCTTTGCATCCTTCCATTTGGTAACCAAAGCAGGAGGGTGCTCAAACTGAACAAAATCTCCAGTATTCTTCAGTGTGGCCTGATTCCAGAATTCTTCAGGGAGTGCTGGACTGGATGGGAGGACAGAGCTGGAGCAGTATATGTTCACTTTGTGGAGCTCCTTCATAAGAGGTACACTGGTTAGCAGGCTGGAAATAAAAACCTGGTGATTTTTGTTTTCCAGGCCTTTTAGGAGATGTGGAACAACCAAGCGTCCCAAGTCTTTGCccttttcatgttttgtcaaaATTAGCAATTTATGACAATAGCCTGATTTTGAGTCACATAAGAGCCATATTTGTGGTGTAGAGTTTCTACTTTTCTCCTCATCTGCTCCAACTTCATGGGCTTTTAGAATGGTCCTATCAATAGTCAAACATTTGTTTGGTTTGTAAGCTCTAAGCATGCCAGTCTCCAGGATTTTAAGCATGTTCTGGAAAAAAGACAGCTTGTCCGCGTTGTGTTGACCTCCTTTTTTAAGCATGCTGTTCATCCGAATATTAATGCTGATCTGCTTGAAGCGGGCAGCAGACATAGTCCTGTAGAAAGCGGAGCAGTTATTATAATGATCAAAGGACCAATACATCTCTGGATCTGGAAGAACTTGTAAACCCATAAGAATTGACAGTCC
This DNA window, taken from Trichomycterus rosablanca isolate fTriRos1 chromosome 3, fTriRos1.hap1, whole genome shotgun sequence, encodes the following:
- the pogzb gene encoding pogo transposable element with ZNF domain isoform X4, translated to MEDADLFMECEEEELEPWQQMDQDEKHDSPDTAKKLATPTVAKTLVIPCIPTTSTKVSTVSLLSNTAVPAGISKPGQPLILTQGAGGLTPVALSQVFLPSTVPVSSASGSQPIYLTTQAIPVQNVQSGQSPVSIVLNVQQGQTVRPITLVQAPGAPGIFRPAVGTTQLITQQLQTRPTTQVVNRTQVPASFTTMQIPTTITIKSTTPTSLPRATAVPSVPVTQGSTLSKVLPINNQTKIVVKSGTSSLDIQNLMSIVNHVNRPTGGQPQTIVVMSSQKADGAGSTDAVQTVLPPAQSNVVQVSSITPSSHSCPRCGAQFKMIEALRGHMCFCCPDLSQTTTVTSNVPAHSEQEPQNMNTEDNNLSLNVKSENMDTNLGEHQSRIVMLVDDFYYGTYEGNRSYVPTDTLKEPLSFRCLTCGKKLKNNIRLMKHLKAHVNEEQQTGEMVSHTSCPHCYRQFPTPFRLQCHVESVHSAVQSITSCKICEWGFESEPVFLQHMKNTHKPGEMPYVCQVCKYRSSFYSDVHNHFCTWHEDTRYLLCIYCLKVFKNPTNYQQHFSRHQKGSVYHCNKCRLQFLFTKEKAEHKVNHHKTFRKPSQLEGLLAGTKVTIRAYPGKKMASYTGFKASKKPSTIDRKTVTAQPSQPSLMHTHSTNDQKPAVQQSTGTGKKQITKMYNFLVKFQEQRALWGRQKCVECTFDIPDFANHFPTYVHCSLCTYSTCCSRAYANHMINSHVSGRVRTRRSKKSSLSWIELTCSHCYYNTNQGDLMAKHLAQFPSHQYSVFSMKECLETDIEFYPVEEEKVGASNEAKSEWLSMEHWKVPSDEGSVPEFTDSCGPQHLIPKSSDVLEYFQLLFPDALIDQIVKETNLYVEYQKSVDKGGTKWLPLTNEEVKGFIGLSILMGLQVLPDPEMYWSFDHYNNCSAFYRTMSAARFKQISINIRMNSMLKKGGQHNADKLSFFQNMLKILETGMLRAYKPNKCLTIDRTILKAHEVGADEEKSRNSTPQIWLLCDSKSGYCHKLLILTKHEKGKDLGRLVVPHLLKGLENKNHQVFISSLLTSVPLMKELHKVNIYCSSSVLPSSPALPEEFWNQATLKNTGDFVQFEHPPALVTKWKDAKEMFCLSTNAVAGNPDKVWRRSTVKAGELSTISRPLAFKLLQDNMRGVDICSQLLACNQLGGLVLDTNWRCLFWFLVNLSIINSFIILREMRKSSPPGWLHGGHFSQAAYRKRLGFQLAKCAERHALQKQVTDEQKHHKRNEGNPRTGFVEPKREQVHSVVDSSLSKRFSHGSEMEVSTTSLADSSELNQEYDKEMAPLETSDSELDTDDSAQEEPEYELKDRKPTKPNSPKTMTENEEALSVRQLRTLLLALCSGIQKAAKDMNIEPQLIRTWLKDRERRLECEDLGKSESSGEAVEHLVEWVLDQREQQHPVAERNLFQKASEIHTETNKTSSFRISYDWAVNFMLEHKLGLENVGMSGRQLPPIMEKNCLDFTEFVQRQIKMHNMSVSAVGAMDEFSVFVDFDKLIESNDTSKDEAFKFEGTGKPWINIYFSVLADGTVLPAMLFFKGPRLENFTQGLSDLVLLEAKVEGFSEKEELQIWTAKVWQQRSQDEKKMLIIDAHHNHMSEDFLSNLSGTQTLPSVLPFGCATKQQPLEKCVFPVLKKFLLNRWSHLVAQGKAAGIKSEDLVLLLITWLKEALAACSGKPKLIQDSFCLTQVIIERGESEKANSQGDLVNSLTEAMFRPEAVDSDLLSEETPVGKHTESILKENANKMNEELYTMDNVKQTAREIVKETEDKSRTEASPVETKTEKTVEG